CGGCATCGGCGGTTACGTCTATCTCTCGTCGGCCAACAAGCCCGTCGCGCTGTATCAGCGAAACCTGACGCCCGGCGATGTGCAGGAGATCTCCGCCAAGCTCGACCAGCTCGGCATCCCCTATAAGAATGAGGCGGGCAAGATCATGGTCGCGCCCAGCGAGCAGTCGCGCATCGTGGGCGTCCTGATCAACTACGGTCTCCCCCACTGGACGCTGCAGGCGGCTCCGGAGGCAGGTGGCATGACGCCGAAGACCGAGTTCGAGAAGCGCCAGCAGGCCTCGCGTGACCTCGAGGCAACGCTCATCGACGAGCTTCGCCAGGTCGATTTCGTGGCCGACGCGCGCGTGAACCTCGTGCAGTCTGACGACGACAGCCTCACGCAGCGCCCCGCCAAGGCGACCGTGCTGCTGAAGCTCAAGGTGGGCCAGCTTCCCAAGAAGGGCCAGATCCAGTCGATCATCAATCTCGTTGCCAGCTCTGTGCCGGGTCTTCAGCCCGACAACGTGAAGGTGACCGATACCAATGCCCGCGTCTGGAACGACGGTGGCAAGATCGCCAGCTACGGCACGACCGACCCGTCCGCCACTGCGAGCAGCGACGACGAGGTCTTCTCTGATGAGCACCTCGCCATCAAGAAGGCCTACGAGAAAGAGTACGCAAACAAGATCCGCTCCGCCCTGAACCAGATGATGGGCTCCGACAAGTACACCGTGGCGGTCGATGCGGAGATCGATTTCAACCAGACCAAGATCGAGACCACCCAGGTGGGCGATCCCAGCGGCAACGGCCAGGTCGTCTCCGTCGTCAAGAAAGACGAGGAGCGCTACACCAACAATCCCGACAAGGAGAAGGGGCAGAAGAAGTCTGCCGCCTCCAGCGGGGGTGCGGTGCAGCAGACCGGCATGGCGGCCAGCAGCAATGATCCGAACAGCAACACCAACTACGTGAAGGTGAAGTACGAGCAGAAGGTCGAGTCGAACAAGGTCGTCAAGACCGCTATCCTCGCGCCCAACGTGGTCAGCCGTCTCACGGCCAGTGTTGCGGTCGATGGCAAGCACGACACCGAGCAGAAGCAGAAGCTGGCGCAGGTCGTGGCGGGCGCCATCGGTATGAAGCCTGAGCGTGGCGACAAGGTCGACGTCATCGACTGGGCCTTCACCCACGAGAACCCGGTCGCGGGCGAGATCAGCATGGGGCCGGAGCCCGTTGCGGTGAGCCGTCGCGACAGCGGGTCGAACAAGACGCTGATGGTGCTGGCGATGCTCGTCCCCACCACCGTGCTGCTGAGCGTGCTGACCATCTTCCTCCTGAAGCAGCGCCGTGTCCAGGCTGACCGTCAGGGTCTGGTGATGACGATGGGTCCAGGGGCGACCACCTCTGACATCTCTGACCTCCTCTCTGACAAGATCGGCCGCAACACTGCGACCACACAGTCGACCCGCGTGAACAACACCGAGCAGCTCGAGAAGCTTGCGAAGGAAAAGCCCACGAAGGTCGCCGAACTGCTGAAGAGCACGTGGCTTTCTGACAGAGAGAGGTAGGGTGAGCTCCCATCAGTAGCGGGAATCTTACAGCGCGGCAGAAGACAGCTATCCTCATAAAGTCCCTGCCGCCGGAGGTCTCCCATCAGATATTGATGGAGCTCGGGCCGGAAGGGCAGAAGATCCTTCTGGAGTCGAACTCCCTCAATGTCCCCGCTGATGTGAAGCAGCAGGTCATCGACGAGTTCCTGCAGACCACCGATGGCTCCGCCCTGGGCGGAGCCATTCGTGGGGGAACGACCGTCGCCTCAGGTGACCCGTTCGGCTTCCCCAAGCCCACCCCTGGCCCTTCTTCCCCGTCTGGCTCGTCCGGGGGGCGGCGGCCTCTCGACTTTCTGCGACGGGTAGACATCCAGCAGCTCTTCAAGATCCTCCGCAAGGAGCATCCGCAGACCATTGCGCTGGTGCTGAGCCATCTCGATCGCGGCCAGGCCTCTTCGTTGCTTGCAGAGCTCTCGCCCAACCTCCAGGCCGAGGTTGCCCGGCGTGTGGCGGAGACCGGACGCGTGGTGCCCGAGGTCTTGAACGAGGTCGAGAAGGTGCTCGAGCAACGCCTCTTCTCCATCGTTGAGGGTGACTACAGCAGCGCTGACGGCAAGGAAGTGCTGTTCGAGATCCTCAGCAAGGCCGATCGCAGCACTGAAGACAAGATCATCAGCGGGCTCACCGTGAAGAACCCGCACCTGGCGGGAGACCTCAAGACCAAGCTCTGCGACTTCGAAGACCTGAACAACGTCGACGATTTCTCGTTGCTGCAGGTGCTGCGCCTCACTGACACGCGTGATCTGTGCCACGCGCTGAAGGGGGCCAACAAGGATCTCGCGGAGCGCATCTATCGCAGCATGCCGCCGGAGACCGCTCGGGCGCTCCGAGGAGACGTGGAGGTTCTGCCTCAACCCTCCTGGGAAGAGATCAAGGCGGCCCAGCAGCAGATCCGAAACATCCTGCGTGGCCTGGTGGCGCTCGGCAAGATCAAGTTCAAGTGAGTCTGGGCGATTCCGCCCGTTCAGTGGGGTCCGCACGGGCGGAAACGTTTCGGCCGCCCCTTCGGGAGCGGCTGTGAAGGTGGAAACGGCGCGTGATCATCAAAGGGAAACGAGGCGAGCACGCCTCCGAGGAAGAACCTCGACTCGCTCCCGCGGCGCCGCAGGGGCGCGAATCTGCCTTGATCAAGAGCAAGGGGGCGCCGCTGTCGGCCCCCGAGCCCCTTCCCACCGCCCGCCGCTCCTCCCTCGTGAAGCGCGGAACCTACAGTCACACCGAGGCTGATGAGGCGCCCCAGGCACACGCTCCAGGTCCCGTTGACGAAACTGATCGCGTCGTCATCCCCACGGGAGATCGCCCCGCGCCTGCTCCGATTCCGGCGTTCTCAGATCCATCAGAGGGGGGGCATGTGCCTCCGCCGTCGATGGGTCCCCCTGTTGATCAGCAGATCATCGAGGAGGCGAAGCGTCGCGCGGAGGCCATCATGCGCCAGGCGCAGCTCGACGCCCGCAAGCTGCTCGAGGAGTCGAAGATCCACTGTCAGAACGCCCTCGAGCAGGCAGAGCGTGAGGGCTACGTTCTCGGTCAGCAGAAGGGCTACGAGGCGAGCACCAGTGAGATGGTCGAGCTCATCCTCCAGATCCGGCAGATGCTGGGCGATGTGGTGTACGCGCGTGAGAAGGTGCTGCGAAGCTCCGAGGGGGCGGTGGCCCATCTCGCGCTCCAGATCGCCGAACGCGTGACGCAGACCGCGGTCACCGTGAATCCTGAGATCATCAAGAACCAGGTCTCGTTTGCCCTCGAGAAGGTCAAGGACCGCGAGCACGTCACGGTGCGCGTGAACCCTGAAGATCTCGACGTGGTTCGCGCCCGCCGCGACATGTTCCAGAAGATCCTCGAGGGACCGAAGACGTTCGAGATCAATGGCGATCCGAAGGTAGACCGAGGTGGCGTCATCATCGAGACCAATCTGGGAAATGTCGACGCGCGCATCAGCACCCAGCTTCAGGCGCTTCACGTGGCGGTCATGGAAGTCGAGAAGCGCATGCAGGAGGAGTGGGAGCGCGCCGCCATCGCCGCCCGTGAGCAGGCGATGCAGCTCGGACTGCCGCCGCACCTGGCGGAGCAGGCGCAGCTTCCGCCCCTCCCTCCCCTGCCGGAGTTCGACCCGGCGTCGATGGTGGATGAGGCGCAGCACTGGGAGGGCGCCGTCGAGCCGGATCAGGTCGTGTACGAGCAGGCGCCCGCCTACGGGGGAGAGGGCGATTGGCAGGCGCAGACCTACGATCCGGCTGTGATGTCTCCCGCGCAGGTCGATCCGTCTGCGGGGTGGCCACAGGAGGCGCAGCAGGCGCCTGTCCAGTGGAGCGCGCCCGTGGCCCCCGCGGAGCTGGGGCAGACCCAGGTCGAGGAGGGCGCTCCGCATGATCAGTGATCTCGGTCCCCTCGACCTCGAGAGCATGGCGCCGTGGGTGCGCGCCGTGGCGAACGCCACCACGGTGAAGATGCACGGCAAGGTCACCAACGTGGTGGGTCTGGCCATCGAGTCAGAAGGCCCGACCTGCAAGATGGCTGAGCTCTGCTACATCTATCCGAAAGACAGCGATGATCCCCCGATTGAAGCCGAGGTGGTGGGGTTCAAGGGCAATCGCGTTGTGCTCATGCCTCTCGGCGAGGTGCGAGGAATCGGCCCGGGCTGCGAGGTGCGAGCCACGGGCGGGCCGCTGATGGTTGCCGTGGGGCACGCACTCCTGGGGCGCGTGCTCGATGGCCTGGGAAACCCCATCGACGGCAAGGGTCCCATCGATCCGGACGCGATGTACTCCGTCCACAACGAGGTGGTGAACCCGTTCCTGCGGCCGCGAATCACGAAGCCGCTCCAGACCGGGGTGCGTGTTCTCGATGGTCTGCTCACCCTGGGTCGCGGCCAGCGCGTGGGAATCTTTGCCGGTTCAGGTGTGGGAAAGTCGACGTTGCTCGGCATGATTGCCCGCAACACAGACGCAGACGTCAACGTGCTCACGCTCATCGGAGAGCGCAACCGCGAGCTGCGCGATTTCATCGAGCTCGATCTGGGAGAGGAAGGCCTCAAGCGCTCGGTCTGTGTCGTGGCGACCTCTGACAAGCCAGCGCTGGTGCGTCGCATGGGCGCTTATGTGGGAACCGCGGTGGCGGAGTTCTTCCGCGATCAGGGCAAGGACGTGTTCCTCATGATGGACTCGGCCACGCGATTCGCCATGGCGCAGCGCGAGGTGGGGCTGGCGGTGGGAGAGCCGCCAGCCACGAAGGGGTACACCCCTTCGGTGTTCGCGCTCTTCCCCAAGCTCCTCGAGCGCCCCGGCACATCGCCCACGGGCACCATCACGGCGCTGTACACCGTGCTGGTCGAGGGTGACGACATGAACGAGATCATTGCCGACACGGTGCGTGGCATCCTCGATGGCCACATCGTCCTGGCACGCAAGATCGCCCATCAGAACCGCTATCCCGCGGTTGATGTGCTGCAGAGCATCTCGCGTCTCTTCCCGGAGATCACAAAGCGCGATCATCAAGATGCCGCAGGCAAGCTGCGCAAGGTGCTCGACACCTATCAGAAGAACGAGGACCTCATCAAGATCGGCGCCTACAAGGACGGCAGCGATCCGGATGTCGACTACGCCAAGCGCATGTTCAAGGAGGTCGTGGGCTTCCTGAGCCAGCGCAAGGACGAGCCGACGCCGATGGACCAGACTCTCGAGATGATGAAAGCCCTCATGGCGCGCTGATGCCAGCCAAGCGCTTTGTCTTTCGGCTGCAGACCGTACTCGAGCTCAAGATCAAGAAGGAGGATGAAGAGAAGAAGAAGCTCGGTGACCTCATCGCCTGGCAGAAACAGGAAGAGCAGATCCTTGCCCAGCTGGTGGCGACCGAGCAATCGACGCGCGCCTATCTCAAGGAGAAGCAGGCCACGGGTCAGTGGATCGAGGTAGACGAGCTCAAGCGCATCTCGTATTATCTGAAGAAGGTGGCGGGTGAGATCGAGGCACAGAAGCAGAAGCTCAT
This window of the Pseudomonadota bacterium genome carries:
- the fliJ gene encoding flagellar export protein FliJ — protein: MPAKRFVFRLQTVLELKIKKEDEEKKKLGDLIAWQKQEEQILAQLVATEQSTRAYLKEKQATGQWIEVDELKRISYYLKKVAGEIEAQKQKLIEIARRIEEQRDALLAAVKEKKTLETLKENQHQEWLREVEEEEAKVLDELATLKYAREGYGNEE
- a CDS encoding FliI/YscN family ATPase, translating into MAPWVRAVANATTVKMHGKVTNVVGLAIESEGPTCKMAELCYIYPKDSDDPPIEAEVVGFKGNRVVLMPLGEVRGIGPGCEVRATGGPLMVAVGHALLGRVLDGLGNPIDGKGPIDPDAMYSVHNEVVNPFLRPRITKPLQTGVRVLDGLLTLGRGQRVGIFAGSGVGKSTLLGMIARNTDADVNVLTLIGERNRELRDFIELDLGEEGLKRSVCVVATSDKPALVRRMGAYVGTAVAEFFRDQGKDVFLMMDSATRFAMAQREVGLAVGEPPATKGYTPSVFALFPKLLERPGTSPTGTITALYTVLVEGDDMNEIIADTVRGILDGHIVLARKIAHQNRYPAVDVLQSISRLFPEITKRDHQDAAGKLRKVLDTYQKNEDLIKIGAYKDGSDPDVDYAKRMFKEVVGFLSQRKDEPTPMDQTLEMMKALMAR